The sequence CCGGTGGAGCCGACGCGGATCGGCAGGGCGCCGAGGCCGACCGGATTGCCGGCGATCGCCCAGCCCGTCTCCGTCTGCCACCAGTGGTCGACCACGGGAACGCCGAGCCGGGCCTTGGCCCATTCCACCGTATCGGGGTCGGCGCGTTCGCCCGCGAGGAACAGGGTCCGTAGGCTGGAGCGGTCATAGGCGCCCATCAGCCGGCCTTCCGGGTCTTCCTTCTTGATCGCACGCAGGGCGGTGGGCGCGGTGAACAGCGCTGCGACCTTGTACTGTTCGATCACCCGCCAGAACGCGCCGGCGTCCGGCGTGCCGACCGGCTTGCCCTCATAAAGCACCGTGGTGCAGCCGGTGAGCAGGGGGGCATAGATGATGTAGGAATGGCCGACCACCCAGCCGATATCCGAGGCCGACCAATAGACCTCGCCCGGCCGCACATCATAGAGCCCTTCCATCGACCAGCGCAGCGCCACCATGTAGCCGCCGCTGTCGCGCACCACGCCCTTCGGCTTGCCGGTCGTGCCCGAGGTGTAGAGGATGTAGAGCGGGTCGGTCGCCTCGACAGGCACGCACTCCGCCCGCGTGCCGGCGGTGCGCGCCTGCGCGCAGCGCGTCGCCCAGTCATGATCGCGGCCGGCGACCAGCTTGGCCTCGACCTGCGGCCGCTGGAAGATGAGGCAGGTTTCCGGCCGGTGCTTCGCCATGGTCAGGGCAAGGTCCAGCAGCGGCTTGTAGTTGACGATCCGTGAAGGCTCGATGCCGCAGGAGGCGGACAGCACGACCTTGGGCTGGGCGTCCTCGATCCGGCTGGCGAGTTCGGCGGCAGCAAAGCCGCCGAACACCACGGAATGCACCGCGCCGATGCGGGCGCAGGCCAGCATGGCGAATACGGCCTCCGGGATCATCGGCATGTAGATGACGACGCGGTCTCCCTTGCCGACCCCGAGTTCGCGCAGCACGCCGGCGAGCAGGCTCACCTCGTCCTTCAACTCGGCATAGGTCACGCGGCGCTGCGCGCCGGCCACCGGGCTGTCATAGAAAATCGCCGCCTGGTCGCCGCGCCCGCCTTCCGCGTGACGGTCGACCGCATTATGGCAGACATTGGTGGTCCAGCCGGGGAACCAGCGGCCGTAAATGCCGAGCGCGGGATCGAAGACGCGCGCGCCTTCCTCTATCCAGTCGATGGCACGGGCGGCCTCGCGCCAGAAGCCCTCGGGATCAGCGATGGAGCGGCCATGGACGGACGGGTAGCGGCTGGCGGCAGCGGACATGCGGGCGTCTCCCAGAGCAGATTCCTGTCGAGCAGGTTTTTGTTGCTGCGAGATTTCGCCTTTCGCGCCCGTCTGGCAAGACGCTGAAATGCTTACGCCCTTCGTCGAGGGCCTAACGCGCGCGTGCCCGCGCTGGTCGCGTCCGCGCGGGCACGCAAGCAGTTCGCCAGCGGTAAAGCCGGCGACCGCGTCGTCATGTCAAGTAAAGGGATGCGCCGGGACGACGCCCCGGCGCCGAGGCGACATGGCAGGCATGGACCGCAGATACAGCGATCACCGTTCTCAGACACGCGGCCTGGAGCGGCGGTCGTCCGTGCTGTGCTGTGTCACGCGAGTGGGGTGAGGGCCTTAATGTACTGTACCGCTCTTGCAGCGGGCGATTTCGTCCTTGAGGAGCAGCTTGCGCCGCTTGAGATCGGCGATGCGGGTAGCGTCGGTCGCGGGGCGGGTCGTCTCTTCCCGCAACTGCTTTTCAAGTGCCTGATGGCGACGTTCCAACTCGGCAACATGCGACTGCATGGTCATGGACAGTATCTCCTGTCTTCCGATGCGAACGTCATCAGTCTGTCACGAGAGCGAGGGGCTGTCGACGAAAGGATGTGCTGCACCGCAGCGCGGTCGCTCACAGTGTCGGGAGCCGGCGGTTGCGGCGGGCCGCAGGGGCGGCGATACTCGTGCCCGACCTCGGCCGTGCCGGGGATGAGTCGGGTTCGGGTCGGGCGTTTGACACAAATGACGGCGGAAGAGGAACGCGAGCTCCTGGCTGTTCTGGAGCGCTTGCGGCAGGAACACCGTGATCTGGATGTCGCGATCCAGGCGCTGCAGGACATGCCGGGCAGCGACCAGCTCCAGCTGGCGCGGTTCAAGAAGCGCAAGCTGCAGCTGCGCGACCGCATCGGCTATATCGAGGACCAGATCTGCCCCGACATCATCGCCTGACCGGCGGTGGTCTCGACCCTCGCGGGAAATTCCGGCGCGGGCGTGCCCGGCCGGAATCCCGTCTTCAACGGCTCAGAACTGGGTGAGCAGCACGTCGGCGTTGGTCTTGTCGGCCTTGCTCGGCACGTCCTCGACATTGAGGATCATGACCTCGCCGTCATCGACCAGCATGGAATAGCGCTTGGAGCGCACGCCGAGGCCCGCCGCCGCCGCGTCGAAGTCGAGGCCGATGGCCTTGGCGAATTCGGCATTGCCATCCGACAGGAACACGATCTTGCCGCCGGCATTGGAGGCCTTCTCCCACGCCGCCATGACGAAGGGATCGTTCACGGCAGTGACGGCGATGGTGCTGACGCCCTTGGCGAGAATCTCTTCCGCGCGGGCGATGAAGCTCGGCAGGTGGTTCTTGTGGCAGGTGGGCGTGAAGGCGCCGGGAACGGCGAACAGCACGACCTTCTTGTTCTTGAAGATCTCGTCGGTGCTCTTCGGCACCGGGCCGTCCTCGGTGGCCACCCGGAAGGTAACGCTGGGGAGCTGATCGCCAACCTTGATCGTCATGGAAACGTCCTTTCATAGGGCGGGAAGGGGTGGGAACGGACCCGCCGAAGCGCCGCGCCGAACCGGCTGCCGTAGGGGCCGGTTCGGTCGGTCGGTACCATAGCGATTTCCCGCGAGGCGGGAAGCCGGTTCAGTGTGCGGAAAGCGGCGCGTCCACCTGGATCGCCCGGTCGCCATCCACAAGCGTGAAGCGAAGCTTGGCGGTGGCGACATCCGCGCCCTTCGGCACGCCATCGACCGGGAGCGTGAAGACGGTGCGCCCATCCGGGCTGGTCTCACGCACCGGCAGCGGCAGCGCCCAGTCCTCGTTCGGCCCTTCGACGAAGAGATCGGCGGTGGCGGCATTGCCGACATCGGCGACGATGCGGATGGCGGGCGTCTCCGCGCTACGCTCAAGCTCAGCGGTGGCGATGCCGGGCTCGCCCTTTTCGCCGAGGGGAGCTGGGCGCGGCACGCGGGCGAGGGCCTGGGCCAGCGCGGCGGAAGGCGTGCCCGCGCCGCCGGGCGGCAAAGCGAGATCGAGCGCGGCATTGGCCGGCTGGCAGATCTTGCCGCACACGGCGAAATCAAGATTGAGCTTCAGCTCGACCGGCTGCGCGCGGTCCTTCGGCGTGATCCGCAGCGGCAGCACCACATCATGCTTGTAGCCGATGGAGTAGGAGCCGCCATCGTCGAACCGCGCCGGGGCCGGCCACAGCACCTCCACCGCCTCGACATTCTGCGAGCCGGTCCAGTCGAAATGCGGCGGCACGCCGCTGTCGCCGGGATAGCGCCAATAGGTCTTGAGGCCGGGCGGCAGGCGGATTTCGACGCCGCCCAGCAGCGCGTCGCCCTGCGTTCCGCCCGCGATAAGTCGCGCCGCCGTGCCTTCCGGGGCCGACCAGGAGGACATGTCGCCGGCATGCGCCGGCACCGCGACGGGCACGAGCGCAAGCGAGCACAGAGCGAGGGAACACAGACGAGACAGCATGGTCTTGGCGATAGCCTCTCCGCTCCCCGTGGGGAAGTCGTGCGAGGCGCACTTTCGTGTGAGGCCGTACCCGCCGTCGCTGAGCGGTGAACGGGTGGGCTTGAAAATGCCCCGGCGGGGATTAGGCTTCCCTCTATGTGGATCGGACGCGAGCGCCCCCGGAAGCCCGACCCCCTCGATGGCGGGACCTTCCTCGACGGACAGATGCTGGTCGCCATGCCCGGCATGCGCGACGAGCGCTTCGCGCGGTCGGTGATCTATCTGTGCGCCCATTCCCCGGAAGGGGCGATGGGCATCGTCGTCAACCAGCCGGCGGCCCATGTGAACTTTCCCGATCTGCTGGTGCAGCTCGATGTCATTCCGAAGGATGAGCGCATTCACCTGCCGCAGAGCGCCGGCGGTGTGAAGGTGCTGCGCGGCGGGCCGGTGGAAACCGGACGCGGCTTCGTGCTGCACAGCGCCGATTTCTTCATTCAGGATTCCACCCTGCCGATCGACGATGGCATCTGCCTGACGGCCACGCTCGACATTTTGCGGGCGATGGCGGCCGGCAGCGGGCCGGCCTTCGCCATGCTGGCGCTCGGCTATGCCGGATGGGCGCCGGGACAGCTGGAGAACGAGATCCAGCAGAATGGCTGGCTGCATTGCCCGGCCGATCCGGCGCTGGTGTTCGAGGCCGAGGCTGGCGCGAAATATGATCTCGCCTTGCGCAAGATCGGCATCGATCCGGGCATGCTGTCCGCTGAGGCTGGCCACGCCTGAGGTGGCGCGCGGTTCGCCGCGCCACGCGTTTTCCGAAGGATCGGCGTCAGGAATTCGGCGTCTGTGTCGGCGCCGCAGCTGTCGTTGCGGCGGCGGGACGCGCGGCCACGGGGGCCGGCGCGGCACCCGCGGGCGCCGATGCGGGCGTCGCTTCCGCAGCGGTCGGCCGGGCGGCGCGCTGCGCGGCCTCGGCGGCACTGGCGGGCCGGGTGGCGGCCGAGGGAACCGTCGGCGGGGTCGCGGCCGCGCGCGCACCGCGGGAGAGCTGGCGGCCGCGCTCCAGCAGCGAGGTCGGGGGCTGTTCCGGCTGCAGGCGCTTGCGCGCTTCATCGGCGGTCATCGCCTCGCCGAAGAACCGTCCCTGGCCATAGCGGCAGCCGAGCTTGCCGAGCGCCGCGGCGACCTGCTCGGTCTCGACGCCCTGGGCGATGATGTCCATGCCGAGATCGTGCGCCATGTTGACGATGGTGCGCAGGATGATGGGGCGCTGCGCCTTGTTGCCGCTGCGGCCCAGCGCCTTGGTGAAGGTGCGGTCC comes from Ancylobacter polymorphus and encodes:
- a CDS encoding peroxiredoxin is translated as MTIKVGDQLPSVTFRVATEDGPVPKSTDEIFKNKKVVLFAVPGAFTPTCHKNHLPSFIARAEEILAKGVSTIAVTAVNDPFVMAAWEKASNAGGKIVFLSDGNAEFAKAIGLDFDAAAAGLGVRSKRYSMLVDDGEVMILNVEDVPSKADKTNADVLLTQF
- a CDS encoding protein-disulfide reductase DsbD domain-containing protein, with product MLSRLCSLALCSLALVPVAVPAHAGDMSSWSAPEGTAARLIAGGTQGDALLGGVEIRLPPGLKTYWRYPGDSGVPPHFDWTGSQNVEAVEVLWPAPARFDDGGSYSIGYKHDVVLPLRITPKDRAQPVELKLNLDFAVCGKICQPANAALDLALPPGGAGTPSAALAQALARVPRPAPLGEKGEPGIATAELERSAETPAIRIVADVGNAATADLFVEGPNEDWALPLPVRETSPDGRTVFTLPVDGVPKGADVATAKLRFTLVDGDRAIQVDAPLSAH
- a CDS encoding YdcH family protein; its protein translation is MTMQSHVAELERRHQALEKQLREETTRPATDATRIADLKRRKLLLKDEIARCKSGTVH
- a CDS encoding YdcH family protein, giving the protein MTAEEERELLAVLERLRQEHRDLDVAIQALQDMPGSDQLQLARFKKRKLQLRDRIGYIEDQICPDIIA
- a CDS encoding propionyl-CoA synthetase; its protein translation is MSAAASRYPSVHGRSIADPEGFWREAARAIDWIEEGARVFDPALGIYGRWFPGWTTNVCHNAVDRHAEGGRGDQAAIFYDSPVAGAQRRVTYAELKDEVSLLAGVLRELGVGKGDRVVIYMPMIPEAVFAMLACARIGAVHSVVFGGFAAAELASRIEDAQPKVVLSASCGIEPSRIVNYKPLLDLALTMAKHRPETCLIFQRPQVEAKLVAGRDHDWATRCAQARTAGTRAECVPVEATDPLYILYTSGTTGKPKGVVRDSGGYMVALRWSMEGLYDVRPGEVYWSASDIGWVVGHSYIIYAPLLTGCTTVLYEGKPVGTPDAGAFWRVIEQYKVAALFTAPTALRAIKKEDPEGRLMGAYDRSSLRTLFLAGERADPDTVEWAKARLGVPVVDHWWQTETGWAIAGNPVGLGALPIRVGSTGVPMPGYQVDILDEGGHPVGPDRMGSIAIKLPLPPGCLPTLWRQDERFRESYLVDFPGYYKTADAGFTDANGQLFIMGRTDDIINVAGHRLSTGGMEEVLAAHPDVAECAVIGIHDELKGEVPCGFVVLKAGVARSPADIEAEIVALVRERIGPVAAFRLAITVNRLPKTRSGKILRGTMKKIADAEPWNMPATIDDPAALDEIAAALGARGLAKVTAA
- a CDS encoding YqgE/AlgH family protein, with product MWIGRERPRKPDPLDGGTFLDGQMLVAMPGMRDERFARSVIYLCAHSPEGAMGIVVNQPAAHVNFPDLLVQLDVIPKDERIHLPQSAGGVKVLRGGPVETGRGFVLHSADFFIQDSTLPIDDGICLTATLDILRAMAAGSGPAFAMLALGYAGWAPGQLENEIQQNGWLHCPADPALVFEAEAGAKYDLALRKIGIDPGMLSAEAGHA